One Tachypleus tridentatus isolate NWPU-2018 chromosome 3, ASM421037v1, whole genome shotgun sequence DNA window includes the following coding sequences:
- the LOC143247293 gene encoding chaperone Ric-8A-like isoform X1, protein MDDELLNTVQNGSQEDIVKVLTEFNRKNAATFCFPEWNLNKKKRLIDGIYHHLKDKSATQCHRVCLESIRILSREKKNLDELFNEDIVDTMVYLAGLLGCEENQSIHQSDLKVINEAQKSLCNLIFNSTVVQRICCNNKCLDGIMMRLKTFKDSNLPHEIKFFDMRMLFLLTALCADVRPKLRCEHHGLIYLMEIVDLIMKSNAERNQNYYRGRKRFSKSSRRGRGQTRDSDSFLIPCLDDDEVDLACEVLKILFNLTVSVDRLNLEEEDEAHFMRLVSILHDILLCETKSVEKQEELQSHTVNLLTNMPHSSYEELLTPLTDIPGGKSEKELEYEGMNMEAVAILLSFLEKRLEQKSMISQKESLSPILSCLGECARSNRIIRKWLKGKILPPLKDVMKKPEEGDSLRNRLVRLMTCVCTDVKELVADLLFVLCKENVGRLVKYTGYGNAAGLLANRGLMRGGQGSGACNYSSESEDSETEEYLAYKEKINPVTGCYEEPKPNPLEGMSDEQKEYEAMQLVNIMDKLSRSGVVQPIKLADDGTPCPVEHILELQEGITIKEEDIQKDPDSD, encoded by the exons ATGGATGATGAATTATTGAATACGGTACAAAATGGATCGCAAGAGGATATTGTGAAAGTGTTAACTGAGTTTAATAGAAAG AATGCTGCAACATTTTGTTTCCCAGAATGGAATCTGAATAAGAAGAAG AGGCTGATTGATGGTATCTATCACCATCTGAAGGACAAGTCTGCTACCCAGTGTCACAGAGTTTGTTTAGAAAGTATTCGCATTTTGAGCCGAGAGAAGAAAAATCTTGATGAATTGTTCAATGAAGATATTGTGGATACGATGGTTTACCTGGCTGGTTTGTTAGGCTGTGAGGAAAATCAAAGTATTCATCAATCTGACCTCAAAG TTATCAATGAGGCCCAAAAAAGTTTGTGCAATCTAATTTTCAACAGTACTGTAGTCCAGAGAATTTGTTG caacaaTAAATGTTTGGATGGAATCATGATGAGGTTAAAGACGTTTAAAGATTCAAACTTACCTCATGAAATAAAG ttctttgACATGCGGATGCTTTTTCTACTAACTGCATTGTGTGCAGATGTTAG ACCCAAACTTAGATGTGAACATCATGGGCTAATCTACCTCATGGAAATAGTGGATTTGATAATGAAGAGTAATGCCGAGAGGAACCAAAACTATTATCGAGGTCGTAAAAGATTCAGTAAAAGCAGCAGAAGAGGTCGCGGCCAAACCCGGGACAGTGACAGCTTTCTCATTCCATGTCTGGATGATGATGAAGTTGATTTAGCCTGTGAGGTTCTGAAGATTTTATTCAATCTCACTGTCAGTGTAGACAGGTTAAATTTAGAGGAG GAAGATGAAGCTCATTTCATGAGACTGGTCAGTATTCTTCATGACATTCTGCTTTGTGAAACTAAGTCAGTTGAGAAACAAGAAGAGTTACAAAG TCATACTGTGAACCTCCTTACAAATATGCCTCATTCAAGCTATGAAGAACTCCTCACCCCACTTACAGATATCCCTGGTGGTAAAAGTGAGAAAGAGCTAGAATATGAAGGAATGAATATGGAAGCTGTAGCTATTTTACTGAGTTTTCTGGAAAAACGTTTAGAACAG AAATCAATGATAAGTCAGAAAGAATCATTGTCTCCAATTTTGTCTTGTCTTGGAGAATGTGCACGATCCAATCGTATTATAAGAAAATGGCTAAAAGGAAAG ATACTTCCTCCTTTAAAAGATGTGATGAAGAAACCTGAAGAAGGTGATTCTTTAAGAAATCG gcTGGTACGACTTATGACCTGTGTGTGTACGGATGTTAAGGAGCTAGTAGCAGATTTGTTGTTTGTGCTATGTAAGGAAAATG TGGGTCGTTTGGTGAAGTACACGGGGTATGGAAATGCTGCAGGGCTCCTGGCTAACAGAGGACTCATGAGAGGTGGCCAAGGAAGTGGTGCTTGTAATTATTCCAGTGAATCTgaagacagtgaaactgaagaataTTTAGCTTATAAAGAAAA GATAAATCCAGTTACAGGATGTTATGAGGAACCAAAACCAAATCCCTTGGAAGGAATGTCAGATGAACAAAAGGAATACGAAGCAATGCAGTTAGTAAATATAATGGATAAATTGTCCAG GTCTGGAGTGGTTCAACCCATAAAGTTAGCAGATGATGGAACTCCGTGTCCTGTGGAACATATCTTAGAGCTTCAAGAAGGTATAACGATAAAAGAGGAAGACATACAGAAAGATCCTGACTCGGACTGA
- the LOC143247293 gene encoding chaperone Ric-8A-like isoform X2 — MDDELLNTVQNGSQEDIVKVLTEFNRKNAATFCFPEWNLNKKKRLIDGIYHHLKDKSATQCHRVCLESIRILSREKKNLDELFNEDIVDTMVYLAGLLGCEENQSIHQSDLKVINEAQKSLCNLIFNSTVVQRICCNNKCLDGIMMRLKTFKDSNLPHEIKFFDMRMLFLLTALCADVRPKLRCEHHGLIYLMEIVDLIMKSNAERNQNYYRGRKRFSKSSRRGRGQTRDSDSFLIPCLDDDEVDLACEVLKILFNLTVSVDRLNLEEEDEAHFMRLVSILHDILLCETKSVEKQEELQSHTVNLLTNMPHSSYEELLTPLTDIPGGKSEKELEYEGMNMEAVAILLSFLEKRLEQKSMISQKESLSPILSCLGECARSNRIIRKWLKGKILPPLKDVMKKPEEGDSLRNRLVRLMTCVCTDVKELVADLLFVLCKENVGRLVKYTGYGNAAGLLANRGLMRGGQGSGACNYSSESEDSETEEYLAYKEKINPVTGCYEEPKPNPLEGMSDEQKEYEAMQSGVVQPIKLADDGTPCPVEHILELQEGITIKEEDIQKDPDSD, encoded by the exons ATGGATGATGAATTATTGAATACGGTACAAAATGGATCGCAAGAGGATATTGTGAAAGTGTTAACTGAGTTTAATAGAAAG AATGCTGCAACATTTTGTTTCCCAGAATGGAATCTGAATAAGAAGAAG AGGCTGATTGATGGTATCTATCACCATCTGAAGGACAAGTCTGCTACCCAGTGTCACAGAGTTTGTTTAGAAAGTATTCGCATTTTGAGCCGAGAGAAGAAAAATCTTGATGAATTGTTCAATGAAGATATTGTGGATACGATGGTTTACCTGGCTGGTTTGTTAGGCTGTGAGGAAAATCAAAGTATTCATCAATCTGACCTCAAAG TTATCAATGAGGCCCAAAAAAGTTTGTGCAATCTAATTTTCAACAGTACTGTAGTCCAGAGAATTTGTTG caacaaTAAATGTTTGGATGGAATCATGATGAGGTTAAAGACGTTTAAAGATTCAAACTTACCTCATGAAATAAAG ttctttgACATGCGGATGCTTTTTCTACTAACTGCATTGTGTGCAGATGTTAG ACCCAAACTTAGATGTGAACATCATGGGCTAATCTACCTCATGGAAATAGTGGATTTGATAATGAAGAGTAATGCCGAGAGGAACCAAAACTATTATCGAGGTCGTAAAAGATTCAGTAAAAGCAGCAGAAGAGGTCGCGGCCAAACCCGGGACAGTGACAGCTTTCTCATTCCATGTCTGGATGATGATGAAGTTGATTTAGCCTGTGAGGTTCTGAAGATTTTATTCAATCTCACTGTCAGTGTAGACAGGTTAAATTTAGAGGAG GAAGATGAAGCTCATTTCATGAGACTGGTCAGTATTCTTCATGACATTCTGCTTTGTGAAACTAAGTCAGTTGAGAAACAAGAAGAGTTACAAAG TCATACTGTGAACCTCCTTACAAATATGCCTCATTCAAGCTATGAAGAACTCCTCACCCCACTTACAGATATCCCTGGTGGTAAAAGTGAGAAAGAGCTAGAATATGAAGGAATGAATATGGAAGCTGTAGCTATTTTACTGAGTTTTCTGGAAAAACGTTTAGAACAG AAATCAATGATAAGTCAGAAAGAATCATTGTCTCCAATTTTGTCTTGTCTTGGAGAATGTGCACGATCCAATCGTATTATAAGAAAATGGCTAAAAGGAAAG ATACTTCCTCCTTTAAAAGATGTGATGAAGAAACCTGAAGAAGGTGATTCTTTAAGAAATCG gcTGGTACGACTTATGACCTGTGTGTGTACGGATGTTAAGGAGCTAGTAGCAGATTTGTTGTTTGTGCTATGTAAGGAAAATG TGGGTCGTTTGGTGAAGTACACGGGGTATGGAAATGCTGCAGGGCTCCTGGCTAACAGAGGACTCATGAGAGGTGGCCAAGGAAGTGGTGCTTGTAATTATTCCAGTGAATCTgaagacagtgaaactgaagaataTTTAGCTTATAAAGAAAA GATAAATCCAGTTACAGGATGTTATGAGGAACCAAAACCAAATCCCTTGGAAGGAATGTCAGATGAACAAAAGGAATACGAAGCAATGCA GTCTGGAGTGGTTCAACCCATAAAGTTAGCAGATGATGGAACTCCGTGTCCTGTGGAACATATCTTAGAGCTTCAAGAAGGTATAACGATAAAAGAGGAAGACATACAGAAAGATCCTGACTCGGACTGA